The genomic segment GTGGGGgcctcctgatatatatatatatatatatatatatatatatatactgtatatatatataccaggaggaccctatgatgggacatatataccgggaggatGAAATATACACCAAAAGGGAACAGCAactaggagggggacatatatagcagaatgTTCCCAGAGAGGATATATATATCAGGAATCCCCCAGGATGGGATGGGATatctataccaggaggaggacatatacaccagtgAGGAGgccaaaaccaggatggggacatatatacccgaatgtgcccaggagggggatatataccaggaggcccCAGGATGTCACATGTAAACCagaatgtggacatatataccatgaggaactcaggaaggagacatatacaccaggaggaagacatatataccaagaagaggacagaaaccaggatggggacatatataccattatgtgcccaggaaggggatatatatGCCAGGAGGGACCCAGTATGGGACATATAcctgaatggggacatatatacaaagaaggGAATATgtatatcaggagggggacatgtataccaggagggagacatatatacttggcttttattgatacaaaacacataaggttgacaaaaacaaaggttgaaaacctaccctctattgacttactgcTACATTACGTTTAAGATGaggctctacagccaggtattgGGTGTTTTGTGATTATATTATTTGTCTGCAGACACTGCCTTGTGTATATACTTATTGAGCATTTTATTATCAGTGGGGAaaagtacaggattattatgtccatccccttATTTCATCCTTCCTTTTTCActtgtcaatcatgtttttaacctttgtttttgtcagccttatatgttttgtatcaataaaagccatgtttatatatatataaatatatagctgggTGGGAACATTTTTACTCTGCAGTTTTTTACCTCTCATGTTTCAATtcatttttttgcatagtttttgttagcactcctccctttatttatatttattaccctGTGGTGCCCGCTACTTCTTTCTTAACAAGCTGTTGcaagtagcagtgtgtgtgtgtgtgtgtgtgtgtgtatatgggggaagaatattatacagagggacagtgtgtggggggggatattatacatagggccagtgtgggatattatggagaggggcagtgtaaggcGTGTATTATTAATTCCCTGagggaaatatttcattttctggaacaacgtcGAGGGTGCTAACAttattggccatgactgtgtgtgtgtgtgtgtgtgtgtgtgtgtatatatatatatatatatatatatatatagatagatatatatatatatatatatatatgtatgtttgtatatgtgtgtaGAGATATATAAATTTACATTCCAAGAGTGACAGTGAGACTgttgaaggtttgaggggtggaggcggagctggggtggagcctgggcggagtctcaatggAGCTCCATTTTTCCAAGTatgaggccctgaaattcctagtggtggccctgttCGAGGGTAACTGCTGACCCGGCTACATGACTATTCTTCTTGCCAACATGCAAATATAAGCAACACATGACTCCGTGGCCTCAGGGGCCCCTGTGTAAATCCAGGTCTATATACAGGGATTAAGGGCTGAAGGCCGGGGCAACACCAAGGATCTGGTAAACAAAGTGTCTAGCGCCATTTTTTGAGCTACCAGGTGACTACGGACAGTGCACATGTGACATATTTATGGTGGGGTTTGTGGAATGATCAGGACAATAGATTGGATCTGAAAACAAAAACTGACAATAAACACAAGGGATGGAACCAAGCAGAGACCTAAGGTCCACGACCACCAGAATCAGCAGGAATCTTAGGTTTGTATTTAGCTAAAGTGCACGGAAACCATGACGGGGGTCTCCAAACTAAGAATGTAACTCAGAATAATGACAAGGAGCAGCAGCCTGGTATCAATCACTTTATTAGGTCACATGGAAACAGAAGGATCCGTCCAGTGACACAGGAATAACATTTCTATCACATCCATGACTTCTAGGCTTCGATGGTCACGCTGCTGTTGATCATCCGGACTCCAAACCAGCCCTTCCAATAACGCGTGTCTTTCCCACTGTGTGTGAACTTGATGAAGCGCACTCCGGGGCCGTAGTTCCAGAAGGTATGTTTGATCTGCAAAATAACCATCAGTCAATATCCACATTGTCCCCACGATTTTACAGAAGCTGCACATAGTACAGGACATGTCCGCCTCCTCCATATGGTCAGCGCTTCTCACCTGTCTCCAGGAGCCGTCCGTGCTCGGGATGGTATGGTACTTGATGCTGAATTCACCGATGACCTCACGTGTACCGGACAACAGCTGCACGCTCAGATCATACGAGCATTCACAGTCAGTGCGAGCTGCATGCCTGAAACCAAAAGGAAGTGTCTGAGCCGACCACCATTACTGCCCAAAGCTTACCCAGCTTCCCCCAACTCCTCACTGGTGAACCTGTCCGGTAACACACCCCATAgccataggcggattataatgagggcgatctggaCTACCACTCAGGACGTGGTGCTCTGGAGGTCCATGGCCAGATTGTCCACCATCAATGTTGGTGCAGGGAACTTTCCTGGAGCTCCGCTGCTGTCAATACAGAATGGCAGCACAGCCCCAGCGAAGCTCTCGCTGACTTTTCTGTTTTTCTGTAATGTGCCAGCACGATGACGCCATCCGGCACTGGTGGCAGCAATAACGCTCCGGCCGCAAAAAATATAGAGCCCCTGggacaggagcagagaaccagcAGAACGGGGAGGcgtggactcatactgtatatagggggctatgtgggggtttatacaatatataagaggctatgtgagggttcatatgGTATATTGGAGGCCATGTGAgggatcatactatatataggaggctatgtggggactcatctcatatataaagctgtgtgtgtgtgtgtgtgtatgtccgctaaaggaatttgtaccgtcgcatttacaatcacgaacttttgtacagaccctccatgtgactcagggaacgtcatagactatgttttgaccagaaaatttaaccccgcgctttacagttactctccaaaaaaacgggCTCTAttaatgtgattggttgctataggaacaaaataaattgttagtataagaagcttatatgtgaggtaataagatgtcagtggagagacggatagagtgaGACAGAAagtaacacagacagacagagatagacagatagagggagacagacagtcaaagagacagagagaggcagacagacagacagacacagacagacaggggaaaagacaaacagagagacagaaagggaaagaaaaagacagacaggaaaagagacagagacaaggaaagagagggaaagagacagtgaaagagacaaaaacagggaaagagacagagacaaggaaaaagacagggaaagagacagacaaggaaagagacagggaaagagtcagagacagggaaagagacagggaaagagtcagagacagggaaagagacagggaaagacaaaaacggaaagagacagggaaagagacagcgacagggaaagagataaagacagacaggaacgagacagacggggaacgagacagacggggaatgagacagacgtggaaagatacagacggggaaagagactgacagacagacagacacagagagacagacagacacggagatagagagagacagagagactgatacagagacagacagaaagatagacacaGATAACTGACTGTCGCCCATCTTCCCTGGACACAAATCATCTCACCATTCGCTGACCACAATGTGGGGTTGGGCGTCCAGCTTCTCCTCGGTATATCCTTCCTTGAGGAGATCGATCACTTGAGATTTACTGCACAACCTGAGAAGTGAAGATCCAATATCTGAAGGTTGAAGATGGTCCTAACAGCGCCGCAGAATTCCGCAGGTTGAGTGGTATTTTTACCCCGGACGACATCTTTACTGAGAGCTTATACTAATACCACTGCCGCCTGCCACAATAACCAGATTCTGGATCCCATCTGTTTCCATGTCAGACACTTACTCAAACGATGTTGCAAAGAACTTCCCTTGAAATGGAAAGTTTGCCATGTTATCTCCTGGGAGAGCCTCCACTTTCCACCCGTCTCCGCCATGCTGAACGTCTTCCCAGTGTTTTAGCCCCTCTGTACCGGAGAATACACAATATACAGTAAAGCCAAAGAGGTAAATACAATGGTGGAGCCGTCATCTCCCCGCTCCTCCATTCAGCGAGTGTCAATCCCATATCACTACATCCACGCCTGCTGTGCCGAGCCACACACAGCGCAGAGCGGTAAATCTGCTACATGAGGGAACATCATAATCTGTGGGAGCACTATGGGGGCGTCTTATGCTGGATTGGGGAAAGAAGGTGCATCATCATGGGTTTGGGGGCATCATCCTGTGAGGGTACAGTGGAGTATTATGTGAATGGGAACATCATAATCTATGGGAGGCATCATATGTGGatctgggcacatcatactgtggagGGGCagtataggggcatcatactgtgtgttctgaatgtacactgtgtgcagaattattaggcaaatgagtatattgatcacatgatacttgttatacatgtcgtcctactcctcgctgtataggctgagagacaactaccaatgaagtaaatcaggtgatgtgcctctctgtaatgaggaggggtgcggtgtaatgacatcaataccctatataaggggtgcttaattattaggcaacttcttttcctttggcaaaatgggtcaaaagagagattcgacgggctctgaaaagtctaaaattgtgcgatgtcttgcagagggatgcagcagtcttgaaattaccaaacttttgaagcgtgatcaccgaacaatcaagcgtttcatggcaaatagccaacaggggcgCAAGAAGTGTgtcgggcaaaaaaggcgcaaaataactgcccatgaattgaggaaaatcaagcgtgaagctgccaagatgccatttgccaccagtttggccatatttcagagctgcaacattactggagtatcaaaaagcacaaggtgtgccatactcagggacatggccaaggtaaggaaggccgaaaaaccaccacctctgaccaagaaacatgagataaaacctcaagactggaccaagaaatatcttaagactgatttttcaaaggttttatggactgatgaaatgagagtgactcttgatgggccagaggctggatcagtaaagggcagagagctccactccgactcagacaccagcaaggtggaggtgggccaaAGATGAActcgtgggaccttttcgggttggggatggagtgaagctcaactcccagacctactgccagtttctggaaaacaacttcttcaagcagtggtacaggaagaagtcgggatcgttcaagaaaaacatgattttcatgcaggacaatgctccatcacatgcatccaactactccacagcgtggctggccagtaaaggtctaaaagatgaaaaaataatgacatggcccccttgttcacctgatctgaaccccatagagaacctgtggtccctcataaaatgtgagatctacagggagggaaaacagtgcacctctgggagcagtgtctggaggctgtggtgtctggaggctgttgtggctgcagcacgcaatgttgatggtaaacagatcaagcaatgacagaatctatggatggtcggctgttgagtgtcatcataagaaACGGGGTGATATTGGGCacttatttttttgggttttgtttttgcatgtcagaaatgtttatttctaaattttgtgcagttatattggtttacctggtgaaaataaacaagtgagatgggaatatatttggtttttattaagttgcctattaattctgcacagtaatagtcacctgcacaaacagatcctcctaagatagccaaatctaaaaaaaaacctccaactgccaaaaatattaagctttgatatttatgagtctttggggttgattgagaacatagttgttgatcaataattaaaaaatcctctaaaatacaacttgcctaataattctgcacacagtgtactatgGGACATCATAGTGAGTTTGCAGGGCAGTTTAGTCATGCCATACtgcgagggcatcatactgtgtgggaggcactgTGGACTCATCATACTGTTTGCGGGGcaatgtgagggcatcatactctgtcggggcatcatactgtgtggggcagtgtggaggcatcatactgtggggggacACTGTGGgagcaccatactgtgtgaggggcactgtggaggcatcatactgcaaGGAGGGTcaatgtgggggtatcatactgtgtggtacactgtgggggcatcatactgtgtgtggtacactgtgggggcatcatactgcgtgaggggcactgtggaggcataatactgtgtgggggccactgtgggtgcattatactgtgtgggggtggactaTGGAAGCATCGTGCTGTGTGTGGGGCGGGCACTGTGAGGGTGTCACACTGAGTGGGGGGCACAGAGAGGACATGTTAGAAACATCACAGTCTGCAGAGATCATAAGTGGAGACACTGAGGAGCTTCACCAGGGGAACTATTATTATGCACCATAAAAATACACATCTTTAACATTTCTTTTCTATTTACCTTCTCCGCAGGGGTTCTTAATCAGATTTTTTGGCATTTTCTCCTATTCTTTGATTCAGCGTTTAACAATAATCTACAGTTTGGAAGGAAAGGGCTAACATTTTAACATCTGAAAgaaattttctatttttttctgtaaTTTAAATATTATCACTGATAATAAAACTTTCTTAATGACTGCGGAGTTATAAAAacggtgcaaccaatcacagcgcagctttcatgtGTCAAAGCAGAGAATGGAGACATTAGAACAGCAGCCTTCTATTGCCTGGGACATACCACATTGTGGTATGGAGATACTTTACCGTATAATACCGCTATATGGCATGCAACAGCAGACTCAATTTTTTCTGCTACATTTGTATATCTGGTCCAGAAGGGCCCATAGATGCCATGGGAGCCATATTATCTGAGTTTATACATTACACGTCTGCTTTCTTTGGCTTTATATCACGGCTAATCTTTATAACTCATTGCGGTTTTATATTGCGACTATAAAAAGTTTCATCTCTCCAGGACGTGTAAATAATTGTTTCTTCAGGATTGAGGATTTGATCAGGATTTAGACACTTAATGGATACAAATTATTCAAAAAATCAACAAATGTATCAATTTTTAGGCAATTTTTCAGAAATTTGTTGTAAATATCAGCATTGTTATTTACAAAATATCGCATTTGATAATTGTCGCTCATGTCTCTGCTCTTTTATGTATATAGTAATACATTCTTGTACCCTATAAGATGCAGCATTAGAGATTTAGGTGCAGATTTTGGAGCCGAAATGCTGCAAAATTACTGAAGGTTAATATGTAGCAAATATGCATTAAAAACACATGGAATATGGCGCACCCATACAGTCAGATAGAAAAATACAGTATAATATCATATGGAGCGTCCATCTGTCTTTTCTTACCTGACTGAGTTGTTTCCTCCCTTCTTCTCCTATTTCCTTGCATTGAACACCTTCTCTCCTTTATATTTTCATTTTTAACCATTGACCATAATGTGTGCCATCGTGATTGGTTGTTACATAGGATGATTGTGCAATTTCTGATATGCGTTTTCCAAGGAAGCACATTGTCACATATTTTTACTATGTCAATACGGCCAATAAATCTGATGATTTCTTCCTTAGAATTTTCTTTTTAAAAGGCTAAAAGATCAAAAGATGGAAGCCACACACTATATGTGTCACATCTTGAGTTCTAAAGATTATAAACTTAGGTACACACGGTTTGTGCAggtgtatgaaaaaaaaaataactttagaTAAGTATTGGCCATAAACAAGGCAAACAAGTGATCACAGAATGGCTGACAACAGATTCTTCAATGCCAATAGCTGAACAACAATTTATGGTAGATACATTGAAGTTTATTTTAATTTATACTTAATAAGAGCTTTTATTTCAAAattactgggactgcaatgggcacGACATCCACCCCCTGGTTTTGTAAATCTATATAAGAGGGCTTTTGAGATGCAGTTCTTAAATAATAGTAAGTTTTTACCATATATTTACTATTGGGAATGTTTTATTGACAATATTAGGATCTGATGAAAGATTAAGAACATTTATTGATTTTTAGTGAAAGTATAAATAGGAGTGAGGTAGTGTTCTTAGACTTGCAAATGTTGACCATAATGTGCACCATCCTGATTAGATGTCACATAGGATGATTGTGCAATTTCTGATATGTTTTTTTCAAGGAAGCACATTGTCACTTATACTATGTCAATACGGCCAATAAACTTGATGATTTCTTCCTTAGAATTTTCTTTTTAaaaggctaaagcctgctttacatgttgcaattagttgtacaatcgcatttgcgatgtgacacgcccaggttgcatacgggatcttatgagattgcacgtaggtcgttcatttgctgtcacacgtgcgttagtagtctatgttaatttgatcaattttgtgtgcgatcctttagatcatgtgttctttgacgtatgcattgggcaccttttttttttttttttatttattgacttgccaagcgtgtgtaatgtgtagggatgcgtttttactatgtcatctgccattcagctctgctacatggccgctgacagcagacacagacagccatgtagcagagctgaatggcagatgacagcagacacagacagagccgcactgtcagaatgaactcgggtgaacttcacccgacttcattgtcatgctgcggctctgtctgtgtcgcgccctgattagcggtcacctgtgaagggctcaccggtgaccgctaaactcctgagtaactgaattgagcagccctctctcatactcaccgatccccgatccccggcgctgcacggcatttacactgctccggcggcttttactgttttgaaaaagccggccgcccattaaacaatctcgtattccctgctttccccgcccaccggcgcctatgattggttacagtgagacacgcccccacgctgagtgacaggtgtcacactgcacccaatcacagcagccggtgggcgggtctatactgtgtagtgaaataaataatgaaataattaaaaaaaacggcgtgcggtcccccccaattttaaaaccagcctgataaagccatacggctgaaggctggtattctcaggatggggagctccacgttatggggagccccccagcctaacaatatcagccaacagccgcccagaattgccgcatacattagatgcgacagttctgggactgtacccggctcttcccgatttgccctggtgcgttggcaaatcggggtaataaggagttattggcagcccatagctcccaataagtcctagattaatcatgtcaggcgtctccccgagataccttctatgattaatctgtaagtgacagtaaataaacacacacacccgaaaaaatcctttattagaaataaaaaacacaaacatataccctggttaaccactttaatcagccccaaaaagccctccatgtccggcgtaatccaggatggtccagcgtcgcttccagcgctgctgcatggaggtgactggagctgcagcagacacagccgctcctgtcacctacacacagcaactgaa from the Anomaloglossus baeobatrachus isolate aAnoBae1 chromosome 11, aAnoBae1.hap1, whole genome shotgun sequence genome contains:
- the LOC142255694 gene encoding F-box only protein 2-like, whose protein sequence is MPKNLIKNPCGEEGLKHWEDVQHGGDGWKVEALPGDNMANFPFQGKFFATSFELCSKSQVIDLLKEGYTEEKLDAQPHIVVSEWHAARTDCECSYDLSVQLLSGTREVIGEFSIKYHTIPSTDGSWRQIKHTFWNYGPGVRFIKFTHSGKDTRYWKGWFGVRMINSSVTIEA